One window of the Shewanella litorisediminis genome contains the following:
- a CDS encoding AsmA family protein, protein MKLIKWIFAGIAAIAVLVVLYITLIFDPNDFKPMLVDAVKKQTGRDLVIEEPLSWQFFPSIGIRLAGVSLSNPEGFKEAHMVAVKEVIAEVKLLPLLSRDVQIDQLSLDGAKLTLVTTKQGKSSLDGLTGKAASADKPADPKQGAGLNTISIGGINISDTSITLIDEAAGSSQTFTLASLTLGEFTPGKAAPLAFAFGADLPDMKVNGEGEATLTVSEALNALSLAGLNLEVKAQGDSLPKGTVTVAFAGGVDVALEAKTAKLSVEKLSVLDIEGKGAISANYGKKVPFVDVELAFGAIDVDAILGTDNSDAKAETAAPAAAQKEPDLSGLNSVDAKLKLDIAAVKVAGLSTADWALRANLSGGVLKVDELKASLYGGKVGASATLDGRKVPAVYSFNKAITGVQILPLLKDAADVDLLAGTANFDIQGKGAGLLADSIKRNLNANGKFEVADGALYGVNVPQMIRDAQAKLKGDLNAAAGGEEKKTDFSSLTGSLTIAAGKANNPDLLMLSPLLRISGQGGADLMAETLDYKLATKVVGSLEGQGGDTALAGIEIPLAITGSFTEPKFALDTEALLKGQLKGETDKLKDKLKDSLFKKLGGNQ, encoded by the coding sequence ATGAAATTGATCAAATGGATCTTCGCTGGCATCGCTGCGATTGCCGTCTTAGTAGTGCTCTACATTACCCTGATATTTGACCCCAACGATTTTAAGCCCATGCTGGTGGATGCGGTGAAAAAGCAGACTGGCAGGGATTTGGTTATCGAAGAACCGCTGTCATGGCAGTTTTTCCCCTCAATCGGCATACGTCTGGCCGGTGTGAGTCTGTCCAATCCTGAAGGCTTTAAAGAAGCCCACATGGTGGCGGTGAAAGAGGTGATTGCCGAGGTTAAACTCTTGCCTCTGCTTAGCCGGGATGTGCAAATAGATCAGTTGAGCCTGGATGGAGCCAAGTTAACCCTGGTCACCACCAAGCAGGGCAAATCAAGCCTCGATGGGCTCACCGGAAAAGCCGCATCAGCGGATAAACCGGCCGATCCCAAACAGGGCGCCGGGCTTAATACCATCAGCATTGGTGGCATTAACATCAGCGATACCAGCATTACTCTGATTGATGAAGCCGCAGGCAGCAGCCAAACCTTTACCCTGGCATCATTGACGCTGGGAGAGTTTACCCCCGGCAAAGCCGCTCCTTTGGCTTTTGCCTTTGGCGCCGATTTGCCTGACATGAAGGTGAACGGTGAAGGTGAAGCGACGCTGACGGTGAGTGAAGCTCTCAATGCCTTGTCGCTTGCCGGATTGAATTTGGAGGTAAAGGCCCAAGGCGACTCGCTGCCAAAGGGCACAGTCACAGTGGCGTTTGCCGGTGGCGTTGATGTGGCACTGGAAGCCAAAACCGCCAAACTCAGTGTTGAGAAGCTTTCTGTGCTGGATATAGAAGGTAAAGGCGCCATCTCGGCCAATTACGGCAAAAAAGTCCCCTTTGTGGATGTTGAGCTTGCCTTTGGCGCCATCGATGTAGACGCCATTCTTGGCACCGATAACTCCGATGCCAAGGCCGAAACGGCTGCACCGGCCGCAGCGCAGAAAGAGCCGGATTTGTCCGGGCTGAATTCGGTTGATGCCAAACTCAAGCTGGACATTGCTGCCGTGAAAGTGGCTGGCCTTTCCACCGCTGACTGGGCACTGAGAGCCAATCTTTCCGGTGGGGTTCTGAAGGTCGATGAACTTAAGGCATCCCTCTATGGTGGCAAGGTTGGCGCCAGCGCAACACTCGACGGTCGTAAAGTCCCCGCTGTTTATAGCTTTAACAAAGCCATTACCGGGGTACAGATATTGCCGCTGCTTAAAGATGCTGCAGACGTCGACCTCCTCGCAGGTACTGCCAACTTCGATATTCAGGGTAAGGGCGCGGGCTTACTGGCAGACAGTATCAAGCGCAACCTCAACGCCAACGGTAAGTTTGAAGTGGCCGACGGCGCACTCTATGGTGTGAACGTGCCACAGATGATCCGTGATGCGCAGGCCAAGCTAAAAGGTGACTTGAATGCCGCCGCTGGTGGTGAAGAGAAGAAAACCGACTTCTCCAGCCTGACTGGCTCATTAACTATTGCAGCAGGCAAAGCCAACAATCCCGATTTGCTGATGTTGTCTCCATTGCTTCGCATTTCGGGGCAGGGCGGTGCAGATCTGATGGCCGAAACCCTCGACTATAAGTTGGCGACCAAGGTAGTGGGGTCTCTCGAGGGGCAGGGTGGCGACACGGCGTTGGCGGGCATCGAAATCCCGCTGGCGATTACCGGCAGCTTTACCGAGCCCAAGTTTGCCCTTGATACAGAGGCTTTGCTGAAAGGACAGCTGAAAGGTGAGACCGATAAGCTCAAAGACAAACTGAAAGACTCTTTGTTCAAAAAGCTTGGAGGTAATCAATGA
- a CDS encoding putative 4-hydroxy-4-methyl-2-oxoglutarate aldolase encodes MLDLLPDLFDEFAEHLTLLAAPWRQFGAKRIFYGQVVTVSCFEDNSRVKELLATPGMGRVLVVDGGGSQRKALVGDLIAQSALDNGWAGIVVHGAIRDAGTLATLNLGIQALGTVPVKTERRGLGDTGVTLNLVGVTVNPGDWIYADDNGIAISREALPIIEQD; translated from the coding sequence ATGCTCGACCTGTTACCTGATTTGTTTGATGAATTTGCCGAACACCTCACCTTGCTGGCGGCGCCTTGGCGCCAGTTTGGTGCGAAACGGATCTTTTATGGACAGGTGGTGACTGTCAGTTGCTTTGAAGATAACTCCCGTGTGAAGGAGTTGCTGGCAACGCCCGGTATGGGCAGGGTGCTGGTGGTTGATGGCGGCGGCTCTCAGCGCAAAGCTCTGGTGGGTGACCTGATAGCGCAGTCTGCACTCGATAATGGCTGGGCGGGCATTGTTGTCCATGGTGCCATCCGGGATGCCGGCACCCTCGCCACCCTGAATTTAGGTATTCAAGCCTTGGGTACCGTGCCTGTTAAAACCGAACGTCGTGGTTTGGGGGACACAGGTGTTACACTTAATCTGGTCGGCGTCACCGTCAATCCCGGTGACTGGATTTATGCCGACGACAATGGCATCGCCATTTCCCGTGAGGCCTTGCCCATTATTGAACAGGATTAA
- a CDS encoding ABC transporter substrate-binding protein, translated as MKKLVAALAMSIAVVWYLMVSVDQGSANATNSLTIAVSATPLSSPIILAEKKGFFKKHGLKVQLKLLQGGHRCFDALIKNEADLATSSESVVMYNAFKRNDFSVIASFTTSDNDVKIIVRKDSGITSLTDISGHSVGMVKGTASEYFFNSALLLNGVDNALISARFMAPEELGQALLDKQLDAVSLWEPYASELMKSLNNNGHQLSTKGLYRLSFNLLSMRADVLGKQETHVRVLKALDEAVASIFSNPDEARQLVSDYLNVPLTEIEGYWTDYHFHLGLDKTLQLELLSQAHWAIDSGYVDQSQAPDFRDFIDKSALNQIRDTFRTHGGEP; from the coding sequence ATGAAGAAACTGGTCGCAGCCTTGGCAATGTCAATCGCTGTTGTTTGGTATTTGATGGTATCTGTAGACCAGGGATCGGCCAATGCCACCAACTCCCTGACTATTGCCGTGTCCGCTACGCCACTCTCAAGCCCCATCATTCTTGCCGAAAAGAAGGGGTTCTTTAAAAAGCATGGCCTGAAAGTCCAGTTAAAGCTGCTTCAGGGCGGACACAGATGCTTTGACGCCCTGATAAAGAATGAGGCGGATTTAGCCACAAGCTCGGAATCCGTGGTGATGTACAACGCATTTAAACGAAATGATTTCAGTGTGATAGCAAGTTTCACCACCTCAGATAACGACGTTAAAATCATTGTTCGCAAAGACAGCGGTATCACGTCGCTGACGGACATTTCCGGCCACAGTGTGGGTATGGTGAAAGGCACTGCCAGCGAGTATTTTTTTAATTCTGCCTTATTGCTCAATGGGGTGGATAACGCCCTTATCTCTGCCCGTTTTATGGCACCGGAAGAGTTGGGCCAGGCGCTCCTGGATAAGCAGTTGGATGCCGTATCGCTGTGGGAACCCTATGCCAGTGAACTGATGAAATCACTTAACAACAATGGCCACCAGCTCAGCACCAAAGGACTGTACCGTTTGTCCTTTAATTTATTGTCGATGCGGGCCGACGTGCTGGGTAAGCAGGAAACCCATGTTCGGGTGCTTAAAGCCCTGGATGAAGCCGTTGCCAGCATTTTCTCCAATCCCGACGAAGCCCGGCAACTGGTGAGTGACTATCTCAATGTGCCTCTGACCGAAATTGAAGGCTATTGGACCGACTATCACTTCCATTTGGGGCTTGATAAAACATTGCAGCTGGAACTCTTGTCTCAAGCTCACTGGGCAATAGATTCAGGTTATGTGGACCAGTCTCAAGCACCTGACTTCAGGGATTTTATCGATAAATCTGCGCTCAACCAGATCCGGGATACGTTTCGCACACATGGAGGTGAACCATGA
- a CDS encoding diguanylate cyclase domain-containing protein — MTLSKRLKLSVVISGLLLFLLMGVLLYLVGMDVRGYRHSYSYQQAQVTLSRLSGELWQLNRYEDLQALDKARELTQLLDEQIGFLEKDTQYNPLLTHIKKTNQNLKVLMQLYPSNPGENIETRAMLNARFNTLQLTMQDEMGEIRHRLVEEQFYSKQYLLLLIAVMLFLSMSAVILFNLNTMSVFKRGMLSLESGIKDLAKGNLETRVCEDSGSEFTELSKHFNWMKQELQQITVSRDKLQDEVNKRTEVLQLQKDKLKYEAEHDSLTRVYSRYAFNRLLEQSLKRLARTNGTGALLFIDIDKFKPINDNYGHSIGDHVLVTVAQRISHTLRESDMVARIGGDEFIVWLEPIEHALQLEVVIKKLLDKLHLDINFENVHLLIDVSIGAACYPQDGTTIEALINVADRNMYACKRGDRDTRSARLGSENLADKGSL, encoded by the coding sequence ATGACACTGTCCAAACGACTCAAGCTCAGTGTGGTGATTTCGGGGCTTTTGCTGTTTCTACTCATGGGCGTTTTGCTCTATCTGGTCGGAATGGACGTGCGCGGCTATCGCCACAGCTATTCCTATCAGCAGGCCCAGGTCACCCTGTCACGCCTGTCCGGTGAATTGTGGCAACTTAATCGCTATGAAGATTTGCAGGCCCTGGACAAGGCGAGAGAACTCACCCAATTGCTGGATGAGCAAATCGGCTTTCTCGAAAAAGACACCCAGTATAATCCTCTGCTCACTCACATCAAAAAGACCAATCAAAACCTGAAAGTGTTGATGCAGTTGTATCCTTCAAATCCGGGAGAAAATATAGAAACCCGCGCCATGCTCAATGCCAGATTCAATACCTTGCAGCTGACAATGCAAGACGAAATGGGCGAAATACGCCATCGTTTGGTAGAAGAGCAATTTTATTCCAAGCAGTATCTGCTGCTATTGATTGCTGTCATGCTTTTTTTGTCGATGTCGGCAGTCATTCTTTTTAATCTCAACACCATGTCCGTATTTAAACGGGGTATGCTTTCTCTGGAATCGGGGATAAAAGATCTCGCCAAAGGCAATTTGGAAACGCGGGTGTGTGAAGATTCGGGTTCAGAGTTTACTGAATTATCCAAACACTTTAATTGGATGAAACAAGAACTCCAGCAAATTACTGTCAGTCGAGATAAGCTGCAGGATGAAGTCAATAAACGCACCGAAGTTCTGCAACTGCAAAAAGATAAATTAAAGTACGAAGCCGAGCATGACTCTCTCACCCGGGTGTACAGTCGCTATGCGTTTAATCGATTACTGGAGCAAAGTCTGAAACGCCTTGCCCGCACCAATGGCACTGGCGCCCTGCTCTTTATCGATATTGATAAATTCAAACCCATCAATGATAACTACGGCCACAGTATTGGCGACCATGTACTGGTCACTGTTGCACAGCGTATCTCCCACACCCTTCGCGAATCGGATATGGTTGCCCGCATCGGCGGTGATGAATTTATTGTTTGGCTTGAACCCATAGAGCATGCGTTGCAGCTGGAAGTCGTTATCAAAAAGTTGCTCGATAAGCTCCATCTGGACATCAACTTTGAGAATGTTCATCTGCTCATCGATGTCAGTATAGGGGCGGCCTGCTATCCTCAGGATGGTACTACCATAGAGGCGCTTATCAACGTTGCCGACCGCAATATGTATGCCTGTAAACGCGGCGATCGAGACACCCGTTCAGCTCGACTGGGGAGCGAAAACCTTGCGGATAAAGGCAGCCTTTAA
- the msrQ gene encoding protein-methionine-sulfoxide reductase heme-binding subunit MsrQ produces the protein MRLTPGRLFWLKCALHTGFILPLFWLVWGVAVNQLGGDPVQYIIHFTGKGTLHGLMLTLLISPLSKGLKMGPLMQTRRLVGLWTFSYAVLHLLAFVSLDLLFAWSMLLTEVLKRPYLLLGMAGLLILTALALTSLKSIQRRLGAHWQRLHNWVYLVALLAPVHYLWSVKSELIEPSLYLLCCLWLLWLRRDKLLKAAFIRKVFAPQSS, from the coding sequence ATGCGATTGACCCCGGGACGACTGTTTTGGCTCAAGTGTGCGCTGCATACGGGGTTCATCTTGCCTTTATTTTGGTTGGTATGGGGCGTTGCCGTTAACCAACTGGGCGGCGATCCGGTGCAGTACATTATTCATTTTACCGGTAAGGGTACGCTTCACGGGCTTATGTTGACTCTGTTGATTAGTCCGCTGTCAAAGGGCTTGAAAATGGGGCCATTAATGCAAACCCGCCGTTTGGTTGGATTATGGACATTCAGCTATGCCGTGCTGCATCTGCTGGCCTTTGTCAGCCTGGACTTACTGTTTGCCTGGAGCATGTTGCTGACGGAAGTTCTAAAGCGTCCGTATTTATTACTTGGTATGGCGGGATTACTGATTCTAACGGCGCTGGCACTGACCTCATTGAAGTCTATTCAGCGGCGCTTGGGGGCACACTGGCAAAGGCTGCACAACTGGGTGTATTTAGTCGCCTTGCTTGCCCCCGTCCATTACCTTTGGTCAGTAAAATCTGAGCTTATCGAACCCAGCCTTTATTTACTGTGCTGCCTGTGGTTACTGTGGCTGCGGCGAGACAAGTTATTAAAGGCTGCCTTTATCCGCAAGGTTTTCGCTCCCCAGTCGAGCTGA
- the msrP gene encoding protein-methionine-sulfoxide reductase catalytic subunit MsrP yields the protein MSESEVTPESLFRDRRAIVKALGLGAIGASLPGAVHASIFDVFSKSPKPVFIQAPLSASKPDAYQDMSEPLTPENKVISHNNFYEFGTAKTDPFENAQSFKVNPWLLSVEGMVDRPLQLDYDDLLHSFALEERIYRLRCVEAWSMVVPWVGFPLAALLKKAGVKAGATHVAFETLFDPASMPGQKNAYVGGGIHYPYVEGLTLAEAMNELSLISVGLYGKTLPPQNGAPVRLVVPWKYGFKSIKSIVKIRVMNKQPPTSWNQLAPHEYGFYANVNPNVDHPRWSQASERRIGPGGLFSAERIATRPFNGYQEQVAHLYKDLDLKRYF from the coding sequence ATGTCTGAGTCTGAGGTCACGCCGGAGTCTTTGTTCAGAGACCGCCGTGCCATCGTAAAGGCACTGGGGTTGGGGGCCATTGGTGCAAGCCTTCCCGGTGCCGTCCATGCCAGTATCTTTGATGTGTTTTCAAAATCGCCCAAGCCGGTTTTTATTCAAGCCCCTTTGTCTGCCAGTAAGCCTGATGCATATCAGGATATGTCGGAGCCTCTGACACCTGAAAATAAGGTTATCAGCCACAACAACTTTTATGAGTTTGGTACTGCCAAAACGGATCCTTTCGAAAACGCGCAGTCGTTTAAGGTCAACCCCTGGCTGTTGTCGGTGGAAGGAATGGTAGACAGACCCTTGCAGCTGGATTATGACGATTTGCTGCACAGCTTTGCCCTGGAAGAGCGTATTTATCGACTGCGCTGCGTAGAAGCCTGGTCAATGGTGGTCCCCTGGGTTGGGTTTCCGTTGGCGGCCCTGTTAAAGAAGGCGGGTGTTAAAGCGGGTGCTACCCACGTGGCCTTTGAAACCCTGTTCGATCCGGCATCTATGCCGGGACAAAAAAATGCGTACGTGGGCGGCGGCATTCATTATCCCTACGTGGAAGGGCTGACATTGGCAGAAGCCATGAACGAGTTGTCACTCATCAGTGTGGGACTCTATGGTAAGACCTTGCCACCACAAAATGGTGCGCCGGTTCGCTTGGTGGTGCCCTGGAAATATGGCTTTAAGAGTATCAAATCAATTGTGAAGATCCGGGTGATGAACAAGCAGCCACCCACGAGCTGGAATCAGCTCGCTCCCCATGAGTATGGGTTCTATGCCAACGTGAATCCCAATGTGGATCATCCCAGGTGGTCTCAGGCCTCTGAGCGCAGAATAGGGCCGGGCGGGCTTTTCTCAGCCGAGCGTATCGCGACACGCCCGTTCAACGGGTATCAAGAGCAGGTGGCACATCTCTATAAAGACTTGGATTTGAAAAGGTACTTTTAA
- the rmuC gene encoding DNA recombination protein RmuC, with the protein MTPLDLFSLPQWIVISALCFLFLMIGALINQILTRKRWESLDALRIEQHQAAISALEAQLDEQKNQVDDRDDRLSFFQTRIEEVSQRYGEARAEAQRLPELEQKLADTHRQLMEAKLETAKAHAMQQSISAKFDAERQAFEEKLALLESAEARLKLQFENLANKIFEQRSEQLKGQNLMQLDAVIGPLKQQIDGFRKQVNESYSIEQAERSSLKHQLEQLASLNLKMSQDAINLTNALKGDNKQQGNWGEVILERVLSESGLREGHEYHTQQELKADNGQKFKPDVIVHLPGDKDVVIDAKMSLTAYERYFNATDDADKAQALKEHVLSVRSHIKLLSQKDYQHLHGLKTLDYVLMFIPVEPAFLLALEQDPALVGYALEHNIMLASPTNLLVALRTIHNIWRYEYQNQHAQHIARAAGKIYDKLCIYVDEMDKLGRALDTAQKSYQSAMGKLTTGRGNLIRQAHQMRQLGVESSKQLDKQLLDAALDDSQEPDQDDDALTDGLPGKGITQMPHLTNQRQ; encoded by the coding sequence ATGACGCCGCTTGACCTTTTCTCACTTCCCCAATGGATAGTCATCTCCGCCCTTTGTTTTCTTTTTCTGATGATCGGGGCACTGATTAATCAAATTCTCACCCGTAAGCGCTGGGAAAGCCTCGATGCACTCCGCATTGAGCAACATCAAGCCGCCATCAGCGCCCTGGAAGCACAGCTGGACGAACAAAAAAATCAGGTCGACGACAGAGACGACAGGCTGAGCTTTTTTCAAACCCGCATCGAAGAAGTCAGCCAACGCTACGGCGAAGCCAGAGCCGAAGCCCAGCGTTTACCCGAGCTTGAACAGAAGCTGGCAGACACCCATCGCCAACTGATGGAGGCAAAGCTCGAAACTGCCAAAGCCCACGCCATGCAGCAGAGCATCAGTGCCAAGTTTGATGCCGAGCGCCAGGCATTTGAAGAAAAGCTGGCCTTGCTGGAATCGGCAGAAGCCCGGTTAAAGCTGCAATTTGAAAACCTTGCCAACAAAATTTTTGAACAAAGATCAGAGCAGCTAAAAGGACAGAATTTAATGCAGCTGGACGCAGTTATTGGTCCTTTAAAACAGCAGATTGACGGGTTCAGAAAGCAGGTCAATGAATCCTATTCAATCGAGCAGGCTGAGCGCAGCAGCCTCAAACATCAGCTCGAACAACTGGCGTCCCTGAATCTTAAGATGAGCCAGGATGCCATTAACCTGACCAACGCCCTCAAAGGCGACAACAAGCAGCAAGGCAATTGGGGCGAGGTGATTCTGGAGCGCGTGCTCAGTGAAAGTGGCCTGCGCGAAGGGCACGAATATCACACCCAGCAAGAGCTGAAGGCTGACAATGGGCAAAAATTCAAACCCGATGTTATCGTCCACTTGCCCGGTGATAAAGATGTTGTGATTGACGCCAAAATGTCACTCACCGCCTATGAGCGCTACTTCAACGCCACCGACGATGCAGACAAGGCACAGGCTCTCAAGGAACATGTGCTCTCGGTCAGAAGCCATATCAAGCTGCTGTCGCAAAAGGATTATCAGCACCTTCACGGCCTCAAAACCCTGGATTATGTGCTGATGTTTATCCCGGTAGAGCCGGCGTTTTTACTGGCGCTCGAGCAGGATCCCGCTCTGGTGGGCTATGCCCTCGAGCACAACATCATGCTGGCCAGCCCGACCAATTTACTGGTCGCCCTGCGCACCATTCACAATATTTGGCGTTACGAATATCAGAATCAGCACGCCCAGCACATCGCCAGGGCGGCGGGTAAAATCTACGATAAGCTGTGTATCTATGTGGACGAAATGGACAAATTGGGTCGCGCTCTGGACACCGCACAAAAGAGTTATCAATCTGCCATGGGTAAGCTTACCACCGGCAGAGGCAACCTTATCCGTCAGGCCCATCAGATGCGACAGCTTGGGGTTGAAAGCAGCAAACAGCTCGATAAGCAACTGCTTGATGCCGCCCTCGATGACAGCCAGGAGCCGGATCAGGACGACGACGCATTGACAGATGGACTCCCGGGCAAAGGCATAACGCAAATGCCGCATTTGACTAACCAGAGACAGTAA
- a CDS encoding transglycosylase SLT domain-containing protein, with the protein MLKQFYGICLTSLMFISPLVSADIKDDRQQFLKAEKALREGNAAQYAKLRKGLDDYPLALYLDFDAQIDTLVMLPGNKAKTAILAFQNTPLYGNARYRYLLAAARGARWKDFLTISPDTPKDTVLQCHYYHALLAEGDKSRAFEGARRLWLNGSSMPDACDPLFTKWAKAGHRSQELIWSRMFLAFEAREASLLSYLAQKVTNYPKEAQKLLALYKDPRNLRHMDRYKAKAPVMAEMVELGLKALARKDLKEAVALLGKYEKSGRFTKVQAQSLHSFMVRRVLLRQEESLRSYADRHLPVLASDDLTELRLRWAIRDADDKAIRQFLPLLSTDTAAKDRWQYWRLKYENDPSVIDSLSAQLAADRSFYGFHTAQSQSKSPSLNEVKTAVDAAPSPHVDKTDGADPALARVTELLALERPRQARVEWLGLLGREDAAGKAKYGHWAVENGLYALAVDASIQGKFWDDLGMRFPPAEEQSFAKASKRHKLNAEELRAIARRESAFNPVAQSGVGARGLMQLMPATAKQTAKKQGIKYSGEASLYEPALNIQLGSAYYASLLERYNNNRVLATAAYNAGPSRVNAWLARSEGKLDVMAFIESIPFTETREYVQAVFSYRLIYEHRKGAPQPLFSEAELKFKY; encoded by the coding sequence ATGCTGAAGCAGTTTTACGGCATTTGTCTCACTTCACTGATGTTCATCAGCCCGCTGGTGTCCGCCGATATCAAGGATGACCGGCAACAGTTTCTCAAGGCAGAAAAAGCCTTACGGGAAGGTAATGCAGCGCAGTACGCCAAGTTGAGAAAGGGCCTTGATGACTACCCCCTTGCCCTTTATCTCGATTTTGACGCCCAAATCGACACCCTGGTGATGCTGCCCGGCAACAAGGCCAAGACTGCCATTCTGGCGTTTCAAAACACGCCACTTTACGGTAATGCCCGCTATCGTTACCTGCTTGCGGCCGCCAGGGGGGCTCGCTGGAAGGATTTTCTGACCATCAGCCCCGATACGCCAAAAGATACAGTGCTGCAATGCCACTACTATCACGCGTTACTGGCTGAGGGGGATAAATCACGCGCTTTTGAGGGTGCCCGCCGCTTATGGCTTAACGGCAGCTCAATGCCGGATGCCTGTGATCCCCTGTTTACAAAATGGGCCAAAGCTGGCCATCGCAGTCAGGAGCTTATTTGGAGCCGTATGTTCCTCGCCTTCGAAGCCCGGGAAGCGTCACTCTTGAGCTATCTGGCCCAAAAGGTCACCAACTACCCGAAAGAAGCCCAAAAATTGCTTGCCTTGTATAAAGATCCCCGAAACCTCAGGCACATGGACAGGTACAAGGCCAAGGCCCCTGTGATGGCCGAAATGGTAGAGTTAGGGCTTAAAGCGCTGGCACGCAAGGATTTAAAAGAAGCCGTTGCCCTGCTTGGTAAATACGAAAAATCCGGCCGGTTTACCAAGGTGCAGGCACAAAGCCTGCACTCCTTTATGGTTCGTCGCGTGTTACTGAGACAGGAAGAGTCGCTGCGAAGCTATGCCGACAGGCATTTACCAGTGCTCGCATCGGACGACCTGACAGAGCTTCGCCTCCGCTGGGCCATACGGGATGCCGACGACAAAGCCATCAGGCAATTTTTGCCGCTCCTGAGCACGGATACTGCGGCCAAAGATCGCTGGCAATATTGGCGCCTCAAGTACGAAAATGACCCCAGCGTCATCGACTCCCTCTCTGCGCAGCTGGCAGCCGATAGAAGTTTCTACGGATTTCATACTGCGCAATCCCAGAGTAAGAGCCCATCCCTCAATGAGGTTAAGACTGCTGTCGATGCAGCCCCTTCTCCCCATGTTGATAAGACAGATGGAGCAGATCCCGCATTAGCCAGGGTGACGGAGCTCCTCGCGCTTGAGCGGCCACGTCAGGCCCGTGTGGAGTGGCTCGGACTCTTGGGTCGGGAAGATGCAGCCGGCAAGGCAAAATATGGCCATTGGGCAGTGGAAAACGGCCTCTATGCCCTCGCCGTCGATGCCTCCATCCAGGGTAAGTTCTGGGATGATTTGGGCATGCGCTTCCCTCCCGCGGAAGAGCAGAGCTTTGCCAAGGCCAGTAAACGCCATAAGCTCAATGCTGAAGAGCTCAGGGCCATCGCCCGTCGTGAGAGCGCCTTTAACCCTGTTGCGCAATCGGGCGTGGGTGCGCGGGGGTTGATGCAGCTGATGCCGGCAACAGCGAAACAAACCGCCAAAAAACAAGGCATAAAATACAGCGGCGAGGCATCACTGTATGAACCAGCCCTGAATATTCAGCTGGGCAGCGCCTATTACGCGAGCTTGCTGGAGCGATATAACAATAACCGGGTGCTGGCAACGGCGGCCTATAACGCCGGGCCGTCGCGGGTCAATGCCTGGCTGGCACGCAGCGAGGGCAAGTTGGATGTGATGGCCTTTATTGAATCCATTCCTTTTACCGAAACCCGCGAGTATGTGCAGGCCGTATTCAGCTATCGCTTAATTTATGAACATCGCAAAGGAGCGCCCCAGCCCCTTTTCAGCGAGGCAGAGCTTAAGTTCAAATACTGA
- a CDS encoding EAL domain-containing protein, whose translation MTPSSDACPRPILMGCEYQPLVCLATGNTVAYEALSRFYSTDGQPIAPNRVFEVLHAHPQALAELELAAKAFQLHHAPADMPLYLNLDPHSLASNSPFADALARLLIQPLHPRNLVIELIENTCINDALMASQLLLTLQGAGLQVALDDVGAPHAMLSLELVSRVDWLKFDRHWLSRIPESADAHLLESLVSYAIASAKGTVIEGIETEEQRQLAAKLGIGLAQGFLFRDKFLQPDEKSPISASILRAFDVCKAGSPVENCA comes from the coding sequence ATGACGCCATCTTCTGACGCTTGCCCCCGACCTATTCTGATGGGCTGTGAATACCAACCCTTAGTCTGCCTGGCCACCGGCAACACTGTCGCCTATGAAGCCTTGTCTCGATTTTACAGTACTGACGGCCAGCCAATTGCCCCCAACAGGGTATTTGAAGTGCTCCATGCTCACCCACAAGCGCTGGCAGAGCTTGAACTGGCGGCAAAAGCGTTTCAGCTGCACCATGCACCCGCTGACATGCCACTCTACCTTAACCTGGATCCCCACAGCCTGGCGTCCAATAGTCCATTCGCTGACGCACTGGCACGCTTGCTTATCCAACCGCTTCATCCTCGAAACCTGGTTATTGAGCTCATTGAAAATACCTGCATTAACGATGCCTTGATGGCCTCCCAACTGCTTCTTACTCTGCAAGGCGCCGGGCTGCAGGTGGCGCTGGATGATGTGGGTGCTCCCCACGCCATGTTATCGCTGGAGTTGGTTTCACGTGTCGATTGGCTCAAGTTTGACCGCCATTGGCTAAGCAGAATCCCAGAGTCAGCAGACGCCCATTTACTTGAATCCCTGGTGTCCTATGCCATAGCTTCCGCCAAAGGCACTGTCATTGAAGGCATAGAAACCGAAGAGCAACGCCAACTTGCCGCAAAGCTTGGGATTGGGTTGGCTCAGGGGTTTCTATTTCGCGATAAGTTCCTACAACCGGATGAAAAATCGCCAATTTCGGCATCAATTTTGCGGGCATTTGACGTCTGTAAAGCTGGATCCCCCGTCGAAAATTGCGCATAG